A genomic stretch from Desulfolutivibrio sulfodismutans DSM 3696 includes:
- a CDS encoding STAS domain-containing protein, whose translation MKLTITERNGVLVVGSLPEKFDYTVCNDALRHITPALDDGPKKLVISFMGVSFLDSCGIGTLITLRNRLMKDKGAMALCDIGERLENILKITDLRKVFALYGNTDEAVADLSDAKSV comes from the coding sequence ATGAAACTCACCATCACCGAAAGAAACGGCGTCCTCGTGGTCGGCAGCCTCCCCGAAAAATTCGACTATACCGTGTGCAACGACGCCCTGCGCCACATCACCCCGGCCCTGGACGACGGCCCGAAAAAGCTGGTCATCAGCTTCATGGGCGTGAGCTTCCTTGACAGTTGCGGCATCGGGACGCTGATCACCCTGCGCAACCGGCTCATGAAGGACAAAGGGGCCATGGCCCTGTGCGACATCGGCGAGCGTCTGGAAAACATCCTGAAAATCACCGATCTGCGCAAGGTCTTCGCCCTTTACGGCAACACGGACGAGGCCGTGGCCGACCTTTCGGACGCCAAAAGCGTCTGA
- a CDS encoding methyltransferase domain containing protein: MLIRYIPRATAPGQRLRRFLRAILYLPTRVRLFLDPAYPWINAGAVRFLRARLTPHMRGLEFGAGRSTIYFSRLMDSLVSVEHNEKWRRKVAALLQRFQAANVTLAYIPPGEAAPRPDMRPPIWGKIGMTPRRPEFADYFDHILAYPDEHFDVVLVDGRARVECALNAMDKIAPGGFLVLDNSEWEKYDPVFAAFMDWQRHDFENGVWRTTIFCKPLRGIPYPPSCPAAIPVPHAAPAKRGAP; encoded by the coding sequence ATGCTCATACGCTATATCCCCCGCGCCACGGCGCCAGGGCAACGCCTGCGACGCTTCCTCCGGGCCATTCTCTATCTGCCCACCCGGGTGCGGCTTTTCCTGGACCCCGCCTATCCCTGGATCAACGCCGGGGCGGTGCGATTCCTGCGCGCCCGCCTCACCCCGCACATGCGCGGGCTGGAATTCGGCGCAGGCCGCAGCACCATCTATTTTTCCCGCCTCATGGACTCCCTGGTCAGCGTGGAGCACAATGAAAAATGGCGGCGCAAGGTGGCGGCCCTGCTGCAACGGTTCCAGGCCGCCAACGTGACCCTGGCCTACATCCCTCCAGGGGAGGCCGCGCCGCGCCCGGACATGCGGCCGCCAATCTGGGGAAAAATAGGGATGACGCCACGCCGACCCGAATTTGCCGACTATTTCGACCACATCCTGGCCTACCCCGACGAGCATTTCGATGTGGTGCTGGTGGACGGCCGGGCCCGGGTGGAATGCGCCTTAAACGCCATGGACAAGATCGCGCCCGGGGGATTTCTGGTTCTCGACAACAGCGAATGGGAAAAATACGACCCGGTCTTTGCGGCCTTTATGGACTGGCAGCGCCACGATTTTGAAAACGGCGTCTGGCGCACCACCATCTTTTGCAAACCGCTGCGCGGCATCCCGTACCCGCCATCCTGCCCGGCCGCCATCCCCGTCCCGCACGCCGCCCCGGCCAAGCGCGGCGCGCCATGA
- a CDS encoding GNAT family N-acetyltransferase — MSTPETRATYAVSFCKAMADIDRDEWNALALPAATPFLEWEWLNLLETSGSVSMRTGWYPVHVLVRDAERLVACAPMYVKGHGEGEFVFDHLWAEVSRRMGIPYYPKLLGASPFTPATGYRFLMAPDQDERRLCLVIMEALEKLCAANALSGISFLFVDPRFAAILRDLGMRSWLHQGYIWDNPGYRSLDDYLARFGSLARKNVKRERRRLRDQGIQVRLYAAPDIPERLFADMHRFYAATNDKFGDYGCRYLTEEFFDALPGLPRNRVAFVAAYQDENPDPMAMAMLIRKGDRLNGRYWGATRHVDYLHFELCYYTPIAWAIEQGIRLYDPGMGGEHKARRGFVSIPTVSLHRFRDPRFEHVFLGNLPEINSLERDYINELNALLPFKRGPGP; from the coding sequence ATGAGCACACCCGAAACCCGCGCCACCTACGCCGTGTCCTTTTGCAAGGCCATGGCCGACATCGACCGGGACGAATGGAACGCCCTGGCCCTGCCAGCGGCAACGCCCTTTCTGGAATGGGAATGGCTGAACCTGCTGGAGACCTCGGGCAGCGTGTCCATGCGCACGGGCTGGTATCCCGTGCATGTCCTGGTTCGCGACGCCGAGCGCCTGGTGGCCTGCGCCCCCATGTACGTCAAGGGCCACGGCGAAGGGGAATTCGTCTTCGACCACCTGTGGGCCGAGGTATCCCGGCGCATGGGCATCCCCTACTACCCCAAGCTCCTGGGAGCCTCGCCGTTCACCCCGGCCACGGGATACCGCTTCCTCATGGCCCCGGACCAGGATGAACGCCGCCTGTGCCTGGTCATCATGGAGGCCCTGGAAAAACTCTGCGCCGCCAACGCCCTCTCGGGCATCTCGTTTCTTTTCGTCGATCCCCGTTTCGCCGCCATCCTGCGCGACCTGGGGATGCGCTCCTGGCTGCATCAGGGCTACATCTGGGACAATCCCGGCTACCGAAGCCTGGACGACTACCTGGCCCGCTTCGGCAGCCTGGCCCGCAAAAACGTCAAGCGCGAACGCCGCCGCCTGCGCGACCAGGGCATCCAGGTCCGGCTGTATGCGGCCCCGGACATCCCTGAACGGCTTTTTGCCGACATGCACCGCTTCTATGCGGCCACCAACGACAAGTTCGGGGACTACGGCTGCCGCTACCTGACCGAGGAATTCTTCGACGCCCTGCCCGGGCTACCCCGGAACCGGGTGGCCTTCGTAGCCGCCTACCAGGACGAAAATCCCGACCCCATGGCCATGGCCATGCTCATCCGCAAAGGCGACCGCTTAAACGGCCGCTATTGGGGGGCGACGCGCCATGTGGACTATCTGCATTTCGAGCTGTGCTACTACACCCCCATCGCCTGGGCCATCGAACAGGGCATCAGGCTCTACGACCCGGGCATGGGCGGCGAACACAAGGCCCGCCGGGGCTTCGTGTCCATCCCCACGGTCAGCCTGCACCGCTTCCGCGACCCGCGCTTCGAGCATGTCTTTCTGGGAAACCTGCCGGAGATCAATTCACTGGAACGGGACTACATCAACGAATTAAACGCCCTGCTGCCCTTTAAGCGCGGCCCCGGGCCTTGA
- a CDS encoding type II toxin-antitoxin system ParD family antitoxin has product MNVSLTPQLEELVKSKVESGRYGSASEVMREALRLLEERDRVQILRHEALKAEIQKGLASGVATPLDMAAVKARGRA; this is encoded by the coding sequence ATGAACGTATCCCTGACGCCGCAACTGGAAGAATTGGTCAAAAGCAAGGTGGAGAGCGGAAGGTATGGCTCCGCCAGCGAGGTCATGCGCGAGGCGTTGCGTCTTCTCGAGGAACGTGATCGCGTCCAAATTCTACGGCATGAGGCGCTCAAGGCGGAGATTCAAAAGGGACTTGCCAGCGGTGTGGCGACGCCCCTGGACATGGCGGCGGTCAAGGCCCGGGGCCGCGCTTAA
- the rbr gene encoding rubrerythrin, translating to MKSVKGSQTEKNLLTAFSGESQARNRYTYFASVAKKEGFEQISFIFTETADQEKEHAKRLFKFLEGGELSITAAFPAGVIGCTVDNLKAAAEGEHYEQTIMYPDFAKIARDEGYGLLASVFESIAVAERFHERRYLELAGNIEADRVFKRPEKAVWRCRNCGFIHEGTQALDKCPACDHPRAYFELLATNW from the coding sequence ATGAAATCCGTCAAGGGTTCGCAAACCGAAAAAAATCTGCTTACCGCGTTTTCCGGGGAGTCCCAGGCCCGCAACCGCTACACCTACTTCGCCAGCGTGGCCAAGAAAGAGGGCTTCGAGCAGATCTCGTTCATCTTCACCGAGACCGCCGACCAGGAAAAGGAACACGCCAAGCGGCTGTTCAAGTTCCTGGAGGGCGGGGAGCTTTCGATCACCGCCGCCTTTCCGGCCGGGGTCATCGGCTGCACCGTGGACAACCTGAAGGCCGCCGCCGAGGGCGAGCACTACGAGCAGACCATCATGTATCCGGACTTCGCCAAGATCGCCCGGGACGAGGGGTATGGCCTTCTGGCCTCGGTGTTCGAGTCCATCGCCGTGGCCGAACGCTTCCATGAGCGCCGCTATCTGGAGCTGGCCGGAAACATTGAGGCCGACCGGGTCTTCAAGCGCCCCGAAAAGGCCGTGTGGCGCTGCCGCAACTGCGGCTTCATCCACGAAGGAACCCAGGCCCTGGACAAGTGTCCGGCCTGCGACCACCCCCGCGCCTACTTCGAACTGCTGGCCACCAACTGGTAA
- a CDS encoding redoxin domain-containing protein, which translates to MNQAQPWMTRLASRRRAPLYRILLTALPLLVVVGFSPAVRAEEAPAFTDSLFQASEPLKAVDSVLAVKVGDPMPDFDLPTIDGGRVRRTDFVGKKKLVLSFVPAAWTPVCSGQWPGYNIARELFAAENAELVGVSVDNVPSLHAWVTQMGGLWFPVASDFWPHGALSGRLGILRPEGVAERALFIVDEKGVIRYIDVHDINARPDLGALITALRGVKD; encoded by the coding sequence ATGAACCAAGCCCAGCCCTGGATGACGCGTCTGGCGTCACGTCGCCGTGCCCCGCTGTACCGGATCCTCCTGACGGCGCTGCCGCTGCTGGTCGTGGTCGGTTTTTCCCCGGCCGTGCGGGCCGAAGAGGCCCCGGCCTTTACGGACAGCCTTTTTCAGGCGTCTGAACCGCTCAAAGCCGTGGACAGCGTCCTGGCGGTCAAGGTCGGCGATCCCATGCCGGACTTCGATCTGCCGACCATCGACGGCGGCCGGGTGCGCCGGACCGACTTCGTGGGCAAAAAAAAGCTGGTGCTGTCGTTTGTCCCGGCGGCCTGGACCCCGGTGTGTTCCGGGCAGTGGCCGGGCTACAACATCGCCCGGGAGCTTTTCGCCGCCGAAAACGCCGAACTCGTGGGCGTAAGCGTGGACAACGTGCCGTCCCTGCACGCCTGGGTGACCCAGATGGGGGGCCTGTGGTTCCCCGTGGCCTCGGATTTCTGGCCGCATGGGGCCCTGTCCGGCAGGCTCGGCATTCTGCGGCCCGAGGGAGTGGCCGAGCGGGCGCTTTTTATTGTCGATGAAAAAGGCGTCATCCGCTACATTGACGTCCACGACATCAACGCCCGCCCGGACCTGGGGGCGTTGATCACCGCCCTGCGCGGCGTCAAGGACTGA
- a CDS encoding TlpA disulfide reductase family protein — MKKAIWALVLAALALWSAPAWAGGASEAAGSEPLPVGAAFPDVSLGADLSPEHRAYLGIAKKSGPVRLADVSAPVVILEIFSMYCPHCQREAPVLNDLYGLLASGGHADRVKMLGIGAGNSAMEVELFRAKFDIRFPLAADQNFTVHDACGKVGTPYFYVLARKPGETAYTVVGSRLGRMDSPESFAADVLADAP; from the coding sequence ATGAAAAAGGCGATATGGGCGCTTGTGCTGGCGGCGCTGGCCCTGTGGTCCGCTCCGGCCTGGGCGGGCGGGGCCTCGGAGGCGGCCGGATCGGAACCGTTGCCCGTGGGGGCGGCCTTCCCGGATGTGTCATTGGGGGCGGATCTTTCCCCGGAGCACCGGGCCTATCTGGGCATCGCAAAAAAAAGCGGGCCCGTGCGGCTGGCCGATGTGAGCGCGCCGGTGGTCATCCTGGAGATTTTCAGCATGTACTGCCCGCATTGCCAGCGGGAGGCCCCGGTCTTAAATGACCTGTACGGCCTGCTGGCCAGCGGCGGCCATGCCGACAGGGTCAAGATGCTGGGCATCGGCGCGGGCAACTCGGCCATGGAGGTGGAGCTTTTCCGGGCCAAGTTCGACATCCGCTTCCCGTTGGCGGCGGATCAGAATTTTACGGTCCACGACGCCTGCGGCAAGGTGGGCACGCCGTATTTCTACGTGCTTGCCCGAAAGCCCGGGGAAACGGCATATACGGTAGTAGGAAGCCGCCTGGGGCGCATGGATTCCCCCGAATCCTTCGCCGCAGACGTCCTGGCGGACGCACCATAA
- a CDS encoding trans-sulfuration enzyme family protein, producing MGRAMLHPDTLCARAGEKLDRIVGGVTTPIHTASAYMRADVGGTAAYRYPRYNNIPTQDAPAEKIAALEGAQAGLVAASGMAAEAVALLAVLAAGDHVVFQADLYGGTHHFLSVELPRLGIEYTLVANADAASLEAAVQANTRAVYVETPSNPLFHVVDLAAVADLARRRGLVSIADNTFASPINQNPLALGFDLVVHSGTKYLNGHSDLNCGAVVGSRALMDKVRERAVDYGVTLNVYDCFLLERGMKTLALRMARHNASAMALADFLSGHRLVSRVFYPGLPDHPGHAVAARQMRGFGGMLSFELDCSPKRARKAVASLELILEAVSLGGVESLICFPCETSHAKMPPDERRRQGISDTLIRFSTGIEDAADLMADLEQAFARAMRDG from the coding sequence ATGGGCCGCGCCATGCTGCATCCGGACACCCTGTGCGCCAGGGCCGGAGAAAAATTGGACCGGATCGTGGGCGGGGTGACCACGCCCATTCACACCGCCTCGGCCTACATGCGGGCCGACGTGGGCGGCACGGCCGCCTACCGGTATCCGCGCTACAACAACATCCCCACCCAGGACGCCCCGGCAGAAAAGATCGCCGCCCTGGAAGGGGCCCAGGCCGGGTTGGTGGCGGCCTCGGGCATGGCCGCCGAGGCCGTGGCCCTTTTGGCCGTCCTGGCCGCCGGGGATCATGTGGTCTTCCAGGCTGACCTCTATGGCGGCACCCACCATTTCCTGTCCGTGGAACTGCCGCGCCTGGGCATCGAATATACCCTGGTGGCGAACGCCGATGCAGCCTCCCTGGAGGCCGCCGTGCAGGCCAACACCCGGGCCGTCTATGTGGAGACGCCCTCCAATCCCCTTTTTCACGTGGTGGACCTGGCCGCCGTGGCGGACCTGGCCCGGCGGCGCGGGCTGGTGAGCATCGCGGACAACACCTTCGCCTCGCCCATCAACCAGAATCCCCTGGCCCTGGGCTTCGATCTGGTGGTGCACAGCGGCACGAAATACTTAAACGGCCATAGCGACCTCAACTGCGGGGCCGTGGTCGGCAGCCGGGCGCTCATGGACAAGGTCCGGGAGCGGGCCGTGGATTACGGCGTCACGCTCAACGTCTACGACTGCTTCCTCCTTGAGCGCGGCATGAAGACCCTGGCCCTGCGCATGGCCCGACACAACGCAAGCGCCATGGCCCTGGCCGACTTTCTGTCCGGCCACCGGCTGGTGTCCCGGGTGTTTTATCCCGGCCTGCCGGACCATCCCGGCCATGCCGTCGCGGCCCGCCAGATGCGTGGTTTCGGGGGCATGCTGTCCTTTGAGCTGGACTGCTCGCCAAAGCGGGCCAGAAAGGCCGTGGCCAGCCTGGAACTGATCCTTGAGGCCGTGAGCCTTGGCGGCGTGGAGTCGCTCATCTGCTTCCCCTGCGAAACCTCCCACGCCAAGATGCCCCCGGACGAACGCCGCAGGCAGGGCATCTCCGACACCCTGATCCGCTTTTCCACGGGCATTGAGGACGCCGCCGACCTCATGGCGGATCTGGAGCAGGCCTTTGCCCGGGCCATGCGGGACGGGTGA
- a CDS encoding lytic transglycosylase domain-containing protein — MPLALAALAVLCLPTGAALAYTLYGYEDEYGIVQLSETKASERHVLLFEGPADPKLGFAEIKKRIRQKGGAAKEKRTDWIAGAVKPFGAVPFAGSGRSMAFGPVVTTGPIIELITRYGKQHNVPVELLYAVAEQESGFHSGAVSPKGAQGLMQLMPDTQATMGVSDPFDPEKSIAAGARFLRLMLDRFKETHLALAAYNAGPEVVARSGGVPAIPETVAYVERILARQAMVREALAVAAEAKKNSPPVTPKEKAGPSPRK, encoded by the coding sequence GTGCCCCTCGCGCTGGCGGCCCTGGCCGTCCTGTGCCTGCCGACCGGGGCGGCCCTGGCCTATACCCTGTACGGCTACGAGGACGAATACGGCATCGTGCAACTGTCCGAGACCAAGGCCAGCGAACGCCATGTCTTGCTCTTCGAGGGGCCGGCCGATCCCAAACTGGGCTTTGCGGAGATAAAAAAACGCATCAGGCAAAAGGGCGGCGCGGCCAAGGAGAAACGCACGGACTGGATCGCCGGGGCGGTCAAACCCTTCGGGGCCGTCCCCTTTGCGGGATCCGGGCGGAGCATGGCCTTCGGCCCTGTGGTCACCACCGGGCCGATTATCGAACTGATCACGCGCTACGGCAAACAGCACAACGTCCCCGTGGAGCTTCTCTACGCCGTGGCCGAACAGGAATCGGGCTTCCACAGCGGGGCCGTTTCCCCGAAAGGCGCTCAGGGGCTCATGCAACTGATGCCCGACACCCAGGCCACCATGGGCGTGAGCGATCCCTTTGATCCGGAAAAAAGCATCGCCGCCGGGGCCCGGTTTTTGCGCCTGATGCTCGACCGCTTTAAGGAAACGCACCTGGCCCTGGCCGCCTACAACGCCGGGCCCGAGGTGGTGGCCCGCAGCGGCGGGGTGCCTGCCATTCCCGAGACCGTGGCCTATGTGGAGCGGATTCTGGCCCGTCAGGCCATGGTGCGCGAGGCCTTGGCCGTGGCTGCGGAGGCGAAAAAAAACTCCCCGCCGGTCACGCCGAAGGAGAAAGCCGGGCCGTCGCCTCGGAAATGA
- a CDS encoding FmdE family protein, giving the protein MNIGKYTFDEYVIMAAAFHGNPAPGLLIGGYMVELAKSALPEGTIFDAVVETPKCLPDAIQLLTLCSFGNGWMKSVNLGRYALALYDKYTGEGVRVWIDTAKLSMWPEIRAWFLKLRPKREQNRERLVDEIRRAGPSLCGIAPVTVSESFLKKGGMGAIAVCPLCGEAYPAADGGMCRGCSGEHPYLTDAGTDMDMTPPAEPGLRAIPTAQAVGRRALHDMTRVVPGESKDPAYLAGQLLTAGDVCRLHTMGRERVFVMDDVDPGLSWIHENEAALAFARAMAGEGVTFEEPPKEGKINFRAEKEGLLLLDRKKLRAFNLVEDVMCASRQGFLPVEGGKRFAACRAIPLYLARTRFDRAMAVLEDGPLFSIAPIKPLPTGILVTGTEVFKGLVQDKFIPIVKSKVEKFGCEVSGTAVVPDDMEAIARAAADLVADGARLLVTTAGLSVDPDDVTRKGLFKAGLTDALYGAPVLPGAMTLIGRMGQARVLGVPACALYYQVTALDLLLPRLLAGLDITRSDLADMAEGGFCLTCKTCTFPKCPFGK; this is encoded by the coding sequence ATGAACATCGGGAAATATACCTTCGACGAATACGTCATCATGGCGGCGGCCTTTCACGGCAACCCGGCCCCTGGGCTCCTGATCGGGGGGTACATGGTGGAGCTGGCCAAAAGCGCCCTGCCGGAAGGGACCATCTTCGATGCCGTGGTGGAGACCCCCAAGTGTCTCCCCGACGCCATACAGCTTTTGACCCTGTGCAGCTTCGGCAACGGCTGGATGAAGTCCGTCAATCTGGGCCGCTACGCCCTGGCCCTGTACGACAAGTACACCGGCGAGGGGGTTCGGGTGTGGATTGACACGGCCAAGCTCTCCATGTGGCCGGAGATACGGGCCTGGTTTCTCAAGCTAAGGCCCAAGCGGGAACAGAACCGGGAGCGGCTGGTGGACGAGATTCGCCGGGCGGGCCCCAGCCTGTGCGGCATAGCCCCGGTCACGGTGTCCGAGTCGTTCCTCAAAAAGGGCGGCATGGGGGCCATCGCCGTGTGCCCCCTGTGCGGCGAGGCCTATCCGGCGGCGGACGGCGGCATGTGCCGGGGCTGCTCCGGCGAGCATCCCTACCTGACCGATGCCGGAACGGACATGGACATGACGCCCCCGGCGGAACCAGGCCTGCGGGCCATTCCCACGGCCCAGGCCGTGGGACGCCGCGCCCTGCACGACATGACCCGGGTCGTCCCTGGCGAGAGCAAGGATCCGGCGTATCTGGCCGGGCAGCTTTTGACGGCGGGCGACGTATGCCGCTTGCACACCATGGGCCGGGAGCGGGTGTTCGTCATGGACGACGTGGACCCGGGGCTTTCCTGGATCCATGAGAACGAGGCCGCACTGGCCTTTGCCCGGGCCATGGCCGGGGAGGGCGTGACCTTCGAGGAGCCGCCCAAGGAGGGGAAAATCAATTTCCGGGCCGAGAAGGAAGGGCTCTTGCTCCTTGACCGCAAGAAACTCAGGGCCTTCAACTTGGTGGAGGACGTCATGTGCGCCTCGCGCCAGGGCTTTCTGCCCGTGGAGGGCGGCAAGCGCTTTGCGGCCTGCCGGGCCATCCCCCTCTATCTGGCCCGCACCCGGTTCGATCGGGCCATGGCCGTTTTGGAAGACGGCCCGCTTTTTTCCATCGCCCCCATAAAGCCCCTGCCCACGGGCATCCTGGTGACCGGCACCGAGGTCTTCAAGGGGCTTGTCCAGGACAAGTTCATTCCCATCGTCAAGAGCAAGGTGGAGAAGTTCGGCTGCGAGGTCTCGGGAACGGCCGTGGTTCCCGACGATATGGAGGCCATCGCCCGGGCGGCGGCCGATCTGGTGGCCGACGGGGCCAGGCTTTTGGTGACCACGGCCGGGCTTTCCGTAGACCCCGACGACGTGACCCGCAAGGGGCTTTTCAAGGCCGGGCTGACCGACGCCCTGTACGGCGCGCCGGTTTTGCCCGGGGCCATGACGCTTATCGGCCGCATGGGCCAGGCCAGGGTGCTTGGCGTTCCGGCCTGCGCCCTGTACTATCAGGTCACGGCCCTGGATTTGCTCCTGCCCCGGCTCCTGGCCGGGCTGGACATCACCCGGTCGGATCTGGCCGACATGGCCGAGGGCGGCTTTTGCCTGACATGCAAGACCTGCACGTTCCCCAAGTGTCCCTTCGGGAAATAG
- a CDS encoding methyl-accepting chemotaxis protein, producing the protein MGIRRKMFLPIAAAFLLLGGVSLVVMYFQLDGLERDFVSQIVQNKTREVDNAIDTASRMTLEQAALFSRLPVVVSAFETAHTGDIHAEKDPMAQKAREDLRAALTPFIKGFAQAMGGRKFQLHYHLPSGRSLVRVWRDKQVTRDGKGLDISDDISSFRPTVMEVNRTGKPVMGIELGEGGFVFRGIAPVVSPDGKHLGSVEVLSEFAPVLAKVAGEGQDMALYMNSEFLKITGALRDPAKNPVLDGRFVQITGAKSEALTKWIKADFLEKAKTGTVMAQQGDKVVAAMPVNDYKGNQTGILVFSFSTAKESAAIQTVLYVFLGLLAVLLAASSGAVHLVFVKNVALPIETMIAKIKDITEDRADLRDRLDESRQDEMGQLACWFNKLTFKLSEIMCLSDAVLNAMPDPLFVADEKNRIIFANLAMADTAGKTPEELKGTFCGDVFKTRVCGTPDCPVRCAAEGRRVDPDIYVESTRHGERMVIRPLVQSMRDCNGNPLGYLELAQDMTAVVRKEEELAGNLERIQGINAELTDVAAGVAGSLGELSRQSEEVRQGAEVQRSRMSEVVTAMDQMNSAVLEVAKNAGRAAELAGQARDRAEKGVSVVRQAVTAIGEVQGLTFSLRDGMEGLGKRAMDVGQIMNVISDIADQTNLLALNAAIEAARAGDAGRGFAVVADEVRKLAEKTMNATGEVGKVVAAIQAETKKSMDLTQSAATAVERATALSSDSGKVLDEIAGLVGDSSDQVQTIAAAAEEQSAASDEITKAIGDVDRISSDTAEGMTHSVQAIAGLSEMAEKLGRIASDV; encoded by the coding sequence ATGGGCATACGCAGAAAGATGTTTCTTCCCATCGCTGCTGCGTTTTTGTTGCTTGGCGGCGTCAGCCTTGTCGTCATGTATTTTCAGTTGGACGGCCTGGAGCGGGACTTCGTCTCGCAGATCGTCCAGAACAAGACCCGCGAGGTGGACAACGCCATCGACACGGCCTCGCGCATGACCCTGGAGCAGGCGGCCTTGTTCTCGCGGCTGCCCGTGGTGGTTTCGGCCTTTGAAACCGCCCACACGGGGGACATCCACGCGGAAAAAGATCCCATGGCCCAGAAGGCCAGGGAGGATCTGCGGGCGGCGCTGACGCCGTTCATCAAGGGATTTGCCCAGGCCATGGGCGGCCGCAAGTTCCAACTCCATTACCATCTGCCCAGCGGCCGCAGCCTGGTGCGGGTGTGGCGCGACAAGCAGGTCACCCGCGACGGCAAGGGCCTGGACATCTCCGACGACATTTCCTCGTTTCGGCCCACGGTCATGGAGGTCAATCGCACGGGCAAGCCGGTCATGGGCATCGAACTGGGCGAGGGTGGCTTCGTGTTCCGGGGCATCGCGCCGGTGGTTTCGCCGGATGGCAAGCACCTGGGATCGGTCGAGGTCTTAAGCGAATTCGCCCCGGTCCTGGCCAAGGTGGCCGGCGAGGGCCAGGACATGGCCCTGTATATGAACTCGGAGTTCCTCAAGATCACCGGGGCCTTGCGCGATCCGGCCAAAAATCCCGTCCTGGACGGCCGTTTCGTGCAGATCACCGGGGCCAAGAGCGAGGCCCTCACCAAGTGGATCAAGGCGGATTTTCTGGAAAAGGCCAAGACCGGCACGGTCATGGCGCAGCAGGGCGACAAGGTTGTGGCGGCCATGCCCGTCAATGACTACAAGGGCAACCAGACCGGCATCCTGGTGTTCTCTTTTTCAACGGCCAAGGAATCGGCGGCCATCCAAACCGTGCTCTACGTGTTCCTGGGCCTTCTGGCGGTCCTTCTGGCCGCCTCGTCCGGGGCCGTACATCTGGTCTTCGTGAAAAACGTGGCCCTGCCCATCGAGACCATGATCGCCAAGATCAAGGACATCACCGAGGACCGGGCCGATCTCCGGGACCGGCTCGATGAGTCGCGCCAGGACGAGATGGGACAACTGGCCTGTTGGTTCAACAAGCTCACCTTCAAGCTCTCGGAGATCATGTGCTTAAGTGATGCGGTCTTAAACGCCATGCCCGACCCGCTGTTCGTGGCCGACGAGAAAAACCGCATCATCTTCGCCAACCTGGCCATGGCCGATACAGCCGGGAAGACGCCGGAAGAATTGAAAGGAACGTTTTGCGGCGATGTCTTCAAGACGAGGGTCTGCGGCACGCCGGACTGCCCGGTGCGCTGCGCCGCCGAGGGGCGCCGGGTCGATCCCGACATTTATGTGGAGAGTACGCGCCATGGCGAACGCATGGTCATCAGGCCCCTGGTCCAGTCCATGCGCGACTGCAACGGCAATCCCCTCGGGTATCTGGAACTGGCCCAGGACATGACCGCCGTGGTGCGCAAGGAGGAGGAACTGGCCGGAAACCTCGAACGCATCCAGGGCATCAACGCCGAACTGACCGACGTGGCCGCCGGGGTGGCCGGTTCCCTCGGCGAACTTTCCAGGCAGTCCGAGGAGGTCCGCCAGGGGGCCGAGGTCCAGCGTTCGCGCATGTCCGAGGTGGTCACGGCCATGGACCAGATGAATTCCGCCGTGCTTGAGGTGGCCAAAAACGCGGGACGGGCAGCCGAGCTGGCCGGACAGGCCAGGGACCGGGCCGAAAAGGGCGTCAGCGTGGTGCGCCAGGCCGTCACCGCCATCGGCGAGGTGCAGGGCCTGACCTTCTCCCTGCGCGACGGCATGGAAGGGCTTGGCAAGCGGGCCATGGACGTGGGCCAGATCATGAACGTGATCTCGGACATCGCCGACCAGACCAACCTTCTGGCGCTCAATGCCGCCATCGAGGCCGCCCGGGCCGGGGATGCCGGTCGGGGCTTCGCCGTGGTGGCCGACGAGGTTCGCAAGCTGGCGGAAAAGACCATGAACGCCACGGGCGAGGTGGGCAAGGTGGTGGCCGCTATCCAGGCCGAGACCAAAAAGAGCATGGATCTGACCCAGAGCGCGGCCACGGCCGTGGAGCGGGCCACGGCCCTGTCCAGCGATTCCGGCAAGGTGTTGGACGAAATCGCGGGGTTGGTGGGCGACTCCTCCGATCAGGTGCAGACCATCGCCGCCGCCGCCGAGGAGCAGTCTGCGGCCAGCGACGAGATCACCAAGGCCATTGGCGACGTGGACCGCATTTCCTCGGATACGGCCGAGGGCATGACCCATTCCGTCCAGGCCATCGCCGGGCTTTCGGAAATGGCCGAGAAGCTCGGACGTATCGCCTCGGACGTCTAG